From Cellvibrio zantedeschiae, the proteins below share one genomic window:
- a CDS encoding ATP-binding protein, whose translation MEIPTSENANAPQLQHRSLIEERVRALYNGIPLSIGVTLILDLLLTLSHWNIIGQGDLILWNIFMMCAMVLRTVNWFFWRNTESNFSPRYWLTTFRIGALLGGLMWGSASYFMFASFNTTYQALLAFTLAGVASGSLTTLAIDKLSAVGFVTLAIVPLSLRLHAEQGQIAVSMSIMVALFIVFVLSASARARQQLENSFAQNARLIEWGNDRLQQQQMSKIVSQTQTLFIAANDDNKTFEHLLENVVKLTGSQFGFIGEVKYSEEQDPYLNMIAMTNIAWDKASRAAYNNYKTQGMKFSNLNTLFGAALTSGKPIISNNPASDMRAGGTPKGHPPITAFVGIPIFNNGQQVAMLGLANKETGYTEAHIENLKPVTSLISQFMIAIAHRRQHVIDEENIKRQAKHTQAILDGAFDGIITLNESGIITSFNHAAEVIFGYRANQIIGSSLLKLLPKYARNQNEQNPIKNISEILDVGQEMVGLRKNGKEFEMELALSAIQGEVDIAYVGVIRDISDRKHTDKLKNEFIATVSHELRTPLTSISASLAIIESGSLGTLPDKISNLIQIAKQNSIRLQNLINDLLDMDKLLSNKIEFDYKNFDAVTLVEKSIAANQYIADKHNVRFQISSAEEKCHIYADEARTQQVLTHLLSNAAKFSHPHSNVDLSISKTSNLVKILVTDYGTGIAPEFKPNIFRSFTQADSSSSRQKDGSGIGLTISKELIEKMGGKIGFTSNLGQGSSFYFELPIAH comes from the coding sequence ATGGAAATACCTACTTCAGAAAACGCAAACGCCCCCCAACTTCAGCATAGATCGCTGATCGAAGAACGTGTGCGCGCCCTCTATAACGGCATCCCCTTGTCGATAGGGGTGACTTTAATTCTGGATTTATTACTGACCCTTTCCCACTGGAACATCATCGGCCAAGGCGATTTAATTCTGTGGAATATTTTCATGATGTGCGCCATGGTCTTGCGTACGGTGAACTGGTTTTTTTGGCGCAACACCGAATCAAATTTTAGCCCGCGTTATTGGCTGACAACATTTCGTATCGGCGCCCTGCTCGGGGGCCTCATGTGGGGCAGCGCTTCCTACTTTATGTTTGCCAGCTTCAACACTACCTACCAAGCGCTGCTCGCGTTCACCCTTGCGGGTGTAGCCAGTGGTTCACTCACGACTCTTGCAATCGACAAACTATCAGCCGTTGGCTTTGTGACATTGGCGATAGTTCCACTCAGCCTTAGGCTGCATGCAGAACAAGGGCAAATCGCCGTATCCATGAGCATTATGGTGGCTTTGTTTATTGTGTTTGTACTTTCTGCTTCTGCGCGCGCGCGCCAACAACTGGAAAACAGTTTTGCCCAAAATGCGCGTCTGATTGAATGGGGCAATGATCGCTTGCAACAGCAACAAATGAGCAAAATTGTAAGCCAGACACAAACGCTTTTTATCGCCGCTAATGATGACAATAAAACCTTTGAACATTTGTTGGAAAATGTGGTGAAGCTGACGGGAAGCCAATTTGGTTTTATCGGCGAGGTCAAATACAGCGAAGAGCAAGATCCGTATTTAAATATGATCGCAATGACAAATATTGCCTGGGATAAAGCCAGCCGAGCCGCTTACAACAATTACAAAACTCAGGGTATGAAGTTCTCTAACCTCAATACATTATTTGGCGCGGCACTAACATCTGGCAAACCTATCATCAGCAACAATCCCGCTAGCGATATGCGCGCAGGTGGAACACCTAAGGGGCACCCACCGATTACTGCGTTTGTTGGCATACCCATTTTTAATAATGGACAGCAGGTCGCCATGCTGGGTTTGGCTAATAAAGAAACTGGCTATACCGAAGCACATATTGAAAATTTAAAACCCGTTACCAGTTTGATCTCGCAATTTATGATTGCTATAGCCCACCGGCGCCAACATGTTATTGATGAAGAAAATATCAAGCGTCAGGCAAAACATACTCAGGCGATTTTGGACGGCGCTTTCGACGGCATAATTACACTCAATGAAAGCGGAATCATTACCAGCTTTAATCACGCGGCTGAAGTCATATTTGGTTACCGTGCTAATCAAATTATTGGCAGCAGCTTACTCAAGCTGTTACCGAAATATGCGCGTAACCAGAACGAACAAAACCCCATCAAAAATATTAGCGAAATTCTGGATGTTGGCCAAGAGATGGTTGGCTTGCGCAAAAACGGAAAAGAATTTGAAATGGAATTGGCTTTGTCAGCGATTCAGGGCGAAGTTGATATTGCTTACGTTGGTGTGATTCGTGACATTAGCGACCGCAAGCATACCGACAAATTGAAAAACGAATTTATCGCCACGGTGAGCCATGAACTTCGCACACCGCTGACGTCTATTTCTGCATCGCTTGCCATTATCGAAAGTGGAAGCCTTGGCACATTGCCAGACAAAATTAGCAATCTAATCCAGATTGCAAAACAAAATAGTATCCGCCTGCAGAATCTTATTAATGATTTATTAGATATGGATAAATTGTTGTCCAACAAAATCGAATTTGATTACAAAAATTTTGATGCTGTAACGCTTGTCGAAAAAAGCATTGCTGCCAATCAATATATTGCCGACAAACATAATGTGCGATTTCAAATCAGTAGTGCAGAGGAAAAATGTCACATTTACGCAGATGAAGCGCGAACTCAACAAGTTCTGACCCATTTGCTGTCAAACGCAGCGAAATTTTCTCACCCACATTCCAACGTAGATCTGTCTATATCCAAAACTTCCAATCTCGTTAAGATTTTGGTGACTGATTACGGCACAGGTATAGCTCCGGAATTTAAGCCCAATATTTTTAGAAGCTTCACCCAAGCCGATAGTTCTAGTTCGCGACAAAAAGATGGTAGCGGCATTGGGTTAACCATCAGCAAAGAATTGATTGAAAAAATGGGCGGTAAAATTGGTTTTACCAGCAACCTTGGACAGGGCAGTTCATTTTATTTTGAATTGCCCATAGCGCATTAA
- a CDS encoding PAS domain S-box protein, producing the protein MPLIRDTQTPPQAQYWQPKQYLLISIMAPMILFLALVCATELTAHQEQLHEDTLRQEHLVDKANQVRTLLEYELNSTLHLATALVSYIQSKHGILIPEEIDPWLSNLQERAHYMRNIGIAPGNKITYVYPLAGNEAAIGLHYPDNKEQWPAIQKVIYSKRPLLAGPVHLQQGGLGLIYRVPVFLNDNEDYWGLVSTVLNFDELYKVLHSRAQYLGINIAIKDADNNGKILFGDKDVIANTETNLNVPGRNWQMIASQIAPVSHSVLGTIRIAGWSIALIISLLFNSFLRSLAQQNKTLHQLNESKYRFSQAFNSAPQGIALINHIGVLIDFNDSLCSTLGYTRAELEEQNFFTIAAPNQRERLGNIIEGIYPKPGTNHQYESMLLHKSGQSINVIISLAPTHATIYESDWIVQIIDISHRIAFEHLLQEEASYNQSILNAVVDGIMIIDVNGNIRSANPATATIFGYPLDQFPHQHVNQFIKDPETGSIMRHIKYHTVKIDLNTEINHDVLGIKSNGQQFPLELQLACIQRKNEKLFIAVVRDISERKRLDQMKHDFISNISHELRTPLTSILGSLRLMQSGALGTFSEPVEKIIRIADQNGHKLGLLIDDLLDMDKLLAGKMQFDFKIQPIYPLVVQAIENIAALAQQHEISIELLSQDEKLIANVDSLRLQQILANLLSNAIKFSPARSLVSVKIHNANHKVRIEVIDQGTGIPQEEQGLLFQKFYQVDRSNSRPTGGTGLGLALSKELVSLMRGDIGVSSEYGKGSCFFIELPLVDHHRS; encoded by the coding sequence ATGCCGTTGATCAGGGATACGCAAACTCCGCCACAAGCTCAATATTGGCAGCCCAAACAATACTTACTCATCAGTATTATGGCGCCTATGATTCTTTTTTTAGCCTTGGTATGTGCTACCGAGCTGACGGCACACCAGGAGCAACTGCATGAAGACACCTTGCGCCAGGAACATCTGGTAGATAAAGCCAATCAAGTACGCACCCTGCTCGAATACGAACTCAATTCAACATTGCATCTCGCCACCGCCTTAGTCTCTTACATTCAATCAAAGCATGGCATTTTGATTCCAGAAGAAATTGATCCCTGGTTAAGCAATTTGCAAGAACGTGCGCACTACATGCGCAACATTGGTATAGCCCCCGGCAACAAGATTACTTATGTCTACCCTTTAGCGGGCAACGAGGCGGCAATTGGATTGCACTACCCCGACAACAAAGAACAGTGGCCCGCCATTCAAAAAGTTATTTACAGCAAACGGCCGCTGCTCGCTGGACCTGTACATTTGCAGCAAGGTGGTTTGGGATTGATTTATCGCGTACCGGTTTTTCTAAACGATAATGAAGATTATTGGGGACTGGTAAGCACCGTTTTAAATTTTGATGAACTCTATAAAGTGCTGCATTCGCGTGCGCAATATCTGGGAATTAATATTGCAATTAAAGATGCAGATAACAATGGAAAAATTTTGTTTGGTGATAAAGATGTTATTGCCAACACTGAAACTAATTTAAATGTGCCGGGCCGCAACTGGCAAATGATTGCCAGCCAAATCGCTCCAGTCTCGCATTCTGTTTTGGGAACCATTCGTATTGCCGGCTGGTCGATTGCGTTGATTATTAGCCTGCTATTCAATTCGTTTTTACGTTCGCTCGCACAACAAAATAAAACATTGCATCAACTCAACGAAAGTAAATATCGTTTTTCACAAGCCTTCAACAGCGCGCCACAAGGCATAGCACTGATTAACCACATCGGTGTACTTATTGATTTTAATGACAGCCTTTGCTCTACCTTGGGTTACACGCGCGCAGAGCTGGAAGAACAAAATTTCTTTACCATTGCTGCGCCAAACCAACGCGAGCGATTAGGCAATATCATTGAAGGCATTTACCCAAAACCTGGAACTAACCATCAATACGAAAGTATGTTGCTTCATAAATCGGGGCAATCTATTAATGTCATCATCAGCCTTGCCCCCACGCATGCAACGATTTATGAAAGTGACTGGATAGTGCAAATTATTGATATCAGCCACCGCATTGCGTTCGAACATTTGCTGCAAGAAGAAGCCAGTTACAACCAAAGCATTTTAAATGCTGTTGTGGACGGCATCATGATTATTGATGTCAATGGCAATATTCGCTCCGCTAACCCGGCTACTGCTACGATTTTTGGTTATCCCCTGGATCAATTTCCCCATCAGCATGTCAATCAATTTATTAAGGATCCGGAAACTGGCAGCATCATGCGCCACATTAAATATCACACCGTAAAAATTGATTTGAATACCGAAATTAATCACGATGTTCTCGGCATCAAATCAAACGGCCAGCAATTTCCGTTGGAGCTGCAGCTAGCATGCATTCAGCGCAAAAACGAAAAATTATTCATTGCAGTAGTGCGCGACATTAGCGAACGCAAACGACTCGATCAAATGAAGCACGATTTTATTTCAAACATTAGCCACGAATTACGCACGCCGCTCACCTCTATATTAGGTTCGCTGCGCCTGATGCAAAGCGGAGCCTTGGGAACATTTAGCGAGCCGGTGGAAAAAATAATTCGCATTGCCGACCAAAATGGTCACAAGCTTGGCTTACTGATTGATGATTTACTCGATATGGACAAATTGCTTGCAGGAAAAATGCAATTTGATTTCAAAATTCAACCTATCTACCCATTGGTTGTGCAAGCGATTGAAAATATTGCTGCACTGGCGCAGCAACATGAAATCAGCATTGAACTCTTAAGCCAGGATGAAAAATTAATAGCCAATGTCGATAGCCTTAGGCTGCAACAAATACTGGCCAACTTATTGTCGAACGCTATAAAGTTTTCGCCCGCTCGTTCGCTGGTCAGTGTAAAAATTCACAATGCGAACCATAAGGTCCGTATCGAAGTCATAGACCAGGGAACTGGAATTCCACAAGAAGAACAAGGCCTTTTATTCCAAAAGTTTTATCAGGTAGATAGGTCCAATTCACGGCCCACCGGTGGCACAGGTTTGGGCTTGGCCTTATCAAAAGAGTTAGTGAGCTTAATGCGAGGTGATATTGGCGTCAGTTCCGAGTACGGCAAAGGCAGTTGTTTTTTTATTGAACTACCCTTAGTTGACCACCACAGAAGCTAG
- the can gene encoding carbonate dehydratase: MSDLESLFAKNQKWANDIKEKDPEFFSTLAKQQAPEYLWIGCSDSRVPANQIVDLAPGELFVHRNVANIVIHTDLNCLTVLNYAVEFLKVKHVMVTGHYGCGGVKAAMENNKLGLIDYWLRNIRDVYYAHQPELDAIKDETLRLRRLCELNVLQQVDNVARCNIVQNAWARGQELSIHGWAYDIHDGILHKLREPIDGIHQIPEQYRLY; this comes from the coding sequence ATGAGTGATCTAGAAAGCCTTTTTGCCAAAAACCAAAAATGGGCAAACGACATCAAAGAGAAAGACCCGGAATTTTTTTCCACCCTGGCCAAACAACAAGCCCCCGAATATTTATGGATTGGCTGCTCTGACAGCCGTGTACCGGCCAACCAAATCGTGGATTTGGCTCCCGGCGAATTATTTGTTCACCGCAACGTCGCCAACATTGTGATTCACACCGACCTCAACTGTTTGACCGTACTCAATTACGCGGTGGAATTTTTGAAGGTAAAACACGTGATGGTGACCGGTCACTACGGTTGTGGTGGCGTAAAAGCAGCCATGGAAAACAACAAATTAGGTTTGATTGATTATTGGTTGCGCAATATTCGCGATGTTTACTATGCACATCAGCCCGAGTTGGATGCAATTAAAGACGAAACACTGCGTTTGCGTCGCCTGTGCGAACTCAACGTTTTGCAACAAGTAGATAACGTAGCACGCTGCAATATAGTGCAAAACGCATGGGCTCGCGGTCAGGAATTAAGTATTCACGGTTGGGCCTACGATATTCACGACGGAATCTTGCATAAACTGCGCGAACCTATCGACGGTATCCACCAAATTCCAGAGCAATATCGCCTCTACTAA
- the sbcB gene encoding exodeoxyribonuclease I: MSKDSAPETQNTLYWHDYETWGEVPAQDKPSQFAGIRTDENLNIIGEPLMIYCQPSPDSLPKPEACLITGLTPQVALAKGLPEHQFAAQIHAELSRPGTCGVGYNTIRFDDEVTRYMLYRNFYDPYEREWRNGNSRWDIIDVVRMTRALRPEGIKWPNYEDGRPCFKLEMLTAANHLNHEAAHDALSDVYATIAMAKLIKSRQPKLFDYAYRLRDKRFVNSMIDIAGHKPLLHISSRFPAENGNAALVLPLAIHPTNKNSVIAYNLAFNPRDLLNLPADELRQRLFTRTEDLPQGVERIALKEIHLNKSPMVLPPSMLDEATALRLGIDRVVLEQHWQQLRNLSLHERELLQEKLYELYSEIGYIERTDPEQMLYDGFFDDADKKLMLQVRRSTPEQLATRHFDFKDARLPVLLFRYRARNFPHTLNPAEQQAWREFCHSRYRDASMGNSMLIDELDRRVAELLELETTSAAQKAILNDLLSYAHSL, from the coding sequence ATGAGCAAAGATAGTGCCCCGGAAACGCAAAACACCCTTTATTGGCACGATTACGAAACCTGGGGCGAAGTGCCGGCGCAGGATAAGCCGTCGCAATTCGCGGGTATCCGTACCGACGAAAATCTCAACATCATTGGCGAACCGCTAATGATTTATTGCCAGCCATCCCCCGATTCTTTACCCAAGCCGGAGGCCTGCCTGATCACCGGGTTAACCCCGCAAGTGGCCCTGGCAAAAGGTTTACCGGAGCACCAGTTTGCCGCGCAAATTCATGCTGAACTCAGTCGCCCCGGTACATGCGGCGTGGGCTACAACACCATTCGTTTTGACGATGAAGTTACGCGCTACATGCTCTATCGCAACTTCTACGACCCCTATGAGCGCGAATGGCGCAACGGCAATTCGCGTTGGGATATTATTGATGTGGTGCGCATGACGCGTGCCTTACGACCGGAAGGTATTAAATGGCCCAACTACGAAGATGGGCGCCCTTGTTTCAAGCTGGAAATGCTCACAGCAGCCAATCATTTGAACCATGAAGCCGCGCACGATGCCTTGTCGGATGTCTATGCCACTATCGCCATGGCCAAATTGATCAAAAGCCGCCAGCCAAAACTCTTCGATTACGCCTATCGCCTGCGCGACAAACGTTTTGTCAACAGCATGATTGATATCGCCGGACACAAGCCTTTACTGCATATCTCATCGCGTTTCCCCGCTGAAAATGGCAACGCGGCGCTGGTGTTGCCCTTAGCGATTCATCCTACTAACAAGAATTCAGTGATTGCTTATAACCTCGCGTTTAATCCCCGCGATTTGCTCAATTTACCTGCAGATGAACTTCGCCAGCGCTTGTTCACCCGTACCGAAGATTTGCCGCAGGGGGTAGAGCGGATTGCCTTAAAGGAAATCCACCTCAACAAATCGCCCATGGTTTTACCGCCGAGCATGCTGGACGAAGCAACCGCACTGCGGTTGGGGATTGATCGGGTTGTGTTGGAGCAGCATTGGCAGCAGTTACGTAATTTATCGCTCCACGAGCGTGAGCTATTACAGGAAAAACTCTACGAGCTTTATAGCGAGATTGGCTATATAGAGCGAACCGATCCCGAGCAAATGTTGTACGACGGCTTCTTTGACGATGCCGATAAAAAACTCATGTTGCAGGTGCGCCGAAGTACACCGGAGCAGCTGGCAACCCGGCATTTCGATTTTAAAGATGCTCGCTTACCGGTTCTGTTGTTCCGCTACCGCGCCCGCAATTTCCCCCACACACTAAACCCGGCCGAACAGCAGGCATGGCGGGAGTTTTGTCACTCGCGCTACCGCGATGCCAGCATGGGAAACAGTATGTTGATTGATGAGCTGGATCGCCGGGTGGCGGAGTTGCTGGAATTGGAAACTACCAGCGCTGCACAGAAAGCCATTCTTAATGATTTGCTGAGTTATGCGCATAGTTTGTAA
- a CDS encoding argininosuccinate synthase has protein sequence MSSIKKVVLAYSGGLDTSVIVKWLQENYNCEVITFTADIGQGEEVEPARAKAQALGVKQIYIDDLREEFVRDFVFPMFRANTIYEGEYLLGTSIARPLIAKRLIEIANEVGADAISHGATGKGNDQVRFELGAYALKPGIKVIAPWREWDLTSRETLMAYCEQHNIPVDYSKKKKSPYSMDANLLHISYEGKVLENPWTEAEDDMWRWTVAPEVAPDKATYLELTYEKGDVVAIDGKRMSPAEVLTYLNKVGGENGVGRLDIVENRYVGMKSRGCYETPGGTIMLRAHRAIESITLDREVAHLKDSLMPKYAEMIYNGYWWSPERQMMQTMIDASQVHVNGDVRVKLYKGAVHVVGRRSNDSLFDEKVATFEDDAGAYNQKDAEGFIKLNALRMRIAANKGRAPKTGV, from the coding sequence ATGTCTAGCATCAAAAAAGTAGTCCTCGCTTATTCCGGCGGCCTGGATACTTCAGTAATCGTCAAGTGGTTGCAAGAGAACTACAACTGTGAAGTGATCACTTTCACGGCAGACATCGGCCAGGGTGAAGAGGTAGAACCCGCTCGCGCTAAAGCCCAAGCTCTGGGTGTAAAACAAATTTATATCGACGATTTGCGTGAAGAGTTTGTTCGCGATTTCGTGTTTCCTATGTTCCGCGCTAACACCATTTATGAAGGCGAGTATTTACTCGGTACTTCTATTGCGCGTCCTTTAATTGCCAAGCGTTTGATTGAAATTGCCAACGAAGTGGGCGCTGATGCTATTTCCCACGGTGCTACCGGTAAAGGTAATGACCAGGTGCGTTTCGAGCTGGGCGCTTACGCGTTGAAACCAGGTATTAAAGTGATTGCTCCATGGCGTGAGTGGGATTTAACTTCCCGTGAAACCCTGATGGCTTACTGCGAGCAGCATAATATTCCGGTGGATTATTCAAAGAAGAAAAAATCTCCTTACTCTATGGATGCCAACCTGCTGCACATTTCTTATGAAGGCAAGGTTCTGGAAAACCCATGGACTGAAGCTGAGGATGATATGTGGCGCTGGACTGTGGCCCCGGAAGTCGCTCCAGACAAGGCTACTTACCTTGAGCTGACTTACGAAAAAGGCGACGTTGTTGCTATTGATGGCAAGCGCATGTCACCCGCTGAAGTCTTGACCTATTTGAATAAAGTGGGCGGCGAGAACGGTGTTGGTCGTTTGGATATCGTGGAAAACCGCTACGTGGGTATGAAGTCTCGCGGCTGCTATGAAACCCCCGGTGGCACCATAATGCTACGTGCGCACCGTGCGATTGAATCAATTACCCTCGACCGCGAAGTGGCTCACTTGAAAGATAGCTTGATGCCCAAATATGCGGAAATGATCTACAACGGCTACTGGTGGAGCCCTGAGCGTCAAATGATGCAAACCATGATCGATGCATCGCAAGTGCACGTAAATGGTGATGTTCGTGTCAAGCTTTATAAGGGTGCTGTTCACGTAGTAGGCCGCCGCTCCAATGACAGCTTGTTCGATGAGAAGGTTGCGACCTTCGAAGACGATGCAGGTGCATACAATCAGAAAGATGCTGAAGGCTTTATCAAATTAAACGCATTGCGCATGCGCATTGCTGCTAATAAAGGACGTGCCCCGAAAACAGGTGTGTAA
- the ccoN gene encoding cytochrome-c oxidase, cbb3-type subunit I gives MGSHATVAGDPPVYDFDVVRKFAIMTVVWGIFGMGMGVFIASELVWPGLNDLLQPYTHFGRLRPLHTNAVIFAFGGCALFATSYYVVQRTCQTKLFGGWLVPFTFWGWQAVIVLAAITLPQGMTQAKEYAELEWPIDILLALVWISYAIVFFGTIVKRRTSHIYVANWFYGGFIVTVAVLHIVNSASVPVSMFKSYSAYAGAADAMVQWWYGHNAVGFFLTAGFLGMMYYFVPKQAGRPVYSYQLSIVHFWALISLYIWAGSHHLHYSALPDWTQSLGMVMSLILLAPSWGGMINGIMTLSGAWHKLRTDPTLRFLVVALSFYGMSTFEGPMMAIKTVNALSHNTDWTVGHVHSGALGWVAMISIGALYHMLPILYKRTEMYSVKWVNVHFWLATIGTVLYVCAMWVNGIMQGLMWRAFNKDGTLTYTFIESVTASHAGYLVRVIGGAFFLAGMLLMAYNTYRTAKTAGAPAAIPAQAQAV, from the coding sequence ATGGGTAGTCATGCGACTGTAGCTGGTGATCCACCAGTTTACGACTTCGATGTAGTGCGTAAATTCGCCATTATGACCGTGGTTTGGGGCATATTTGGCATGGGTATGGGGGTGTTTATCGCGTCGGAGCTGGTATGGCCAGGTCTGAACGATTTGTTGCAACCCTACACGCATTTTGGACGTTTACGTCCTTTGCACACTAACGCGGTGATCTTCGCCTTTGGTGGTTGTGCTCTTTTCGCGACTTCTTATTATGTTGTACAGCGTACCTGCCAGACCAAATTGTTTGGTGGCTGGCTGGTGCCGTTTACCTTTTGGGGCTGGCAAGCGGTTATTGTGCTCGCTGCTATTACCTTGCCGCAGGGTATGACCCAGGCAAAAGAATATGCCGAGCTTGAGTGGCCAATCGATATTCTGCTGGCATTGGTGTGGATCAGCTACGCGATTGTGTTCTTCGGAACCATTGTTAAGCGCCGTACCTCGCACATTTATGTAGCTAACTGGTTCTACGGTGGTTTTATCGTAACCGTAGCCGTGTTGCACATTGTTAACTCAGCTTCTGTGCCTGTTTCCATGTTCAAGTCTTACTCTGCTTATGCCGGTGCTGCCGATGCCATGGTGCAGTGGTGGTATGGCCATAACGCGGTAGGTTTCTTCCTCACTGCGGGCTTCCTGGGCATGATGTACTACTTCGTTCCCAAGCAAGCGGGTCGTCCTGTTTACTCCTATCAATTGTCTATTGTTCACTTCTGGGCGCTGATTTCTTTGTACATTTGGGCAGGTTCACACCACTTGCACTACTCAGCATTGCCAGACTGGACCCAATCTTTGGGTATGGTGATGTCCCTGATCCTGTTGGCTCCAAGCTGGGGCGGTATGATCAACGGTATTATGACTTTGTCTGGCGCATGGCATAAATTGCGCACAGACCCGACCTTGCGTTTCCTTGTAGTGGCCCTGTCTTTCTACGGTATGTCTACTTTTGAAGGCCCTATGATGGCCATCAAAACCGTAAACGCTTTGTCGCACAACACTGACTGGACTGTAGGACACGTTCACTCTGGTGCTCTTGGTTGGGTTGCGATGATTTCTATAGGCGCGCTCTACCACATGTTGCCAATCCTTTATAAGCGCACCGAAATGTACAGTGTTAAGTGGGTTAACGTTCACTTCTGGTTGGCCACTATCGGCACAGTGCTTTATGTATGTGCAATGTGGGTAAACGGCATTATGCAAGGTTTGATGTGGCGCGCTTTCAACAAAGACGGCACCTTGACCTACACCTTTATTGAGTCTGTAACGGCGAGCCATGCAGGTTATTTGGTTCGTGTGATCGGTGGAGCATTCTTCCTGGCCGGTATGTTGCTGATGGCATACAACACTTACCGCACTGCTAAAACAGCAGGCGCGCCAGCAGCTATTCCTGCTCAAGCTCAGGCCGTTTAA
- the ccoO gene encoding cytochrome-c oxidase, cbb3-type subunit II, whose protein sequence is MKGHDIVEQNIGLMTILAVIAISFGGLVEIVPQFFLKETTTPIEGLKPLPAVVLEGRDIYIREGCHVCHTQMVRPLRAEIERYGHYSVAGESVYEHPFLWGSKRTGPDLARVGKRYSDDWQKAHLYNPRSVVPESIMPAFPWLNDNLLDGKHTGDKMAALRSVGVPYTDADIAGAQQAVKGVTEMDALVAYLQQLGTLLTEKR, encoded by the coding sequence ATGAAAGGTCATGATATTGTTGAACAAAACATTGGTTTGATGACGATCCTCGCGGTCATCGCAATCAGTTTTGGTGGTTTGGTTGAAATCGTTCCACAGTTTTTCTTGAAAGAAACGACTACTCCTATCGAAGGCTTGAAGCCATTACCAGCGGTTGTGTTGGAAGGTCGTGATATCTATATCCGCGAAGGTTGCCACGTTTGCCACACTCAAATGGTTCGTCCATTGCGTGCGGAAATCGAGCGCTATGGTCACTACTCGGTAGCGGGTGAATCGGTTTATGAGCATCCATTCTTGTGGGGCTCCAAGCGTACCGGTCCAGATTTGGCGCGTGTAGGTAAGCGTTATTCCGACGACTGGCAGAAAGCTCACTTGTACAACCCACGCAGTGTTGTTCCTGAGTCCATCATGCCGGCTTTCCCATGGTTAAACGATAACCTATTGGATGGCAAACACACTGGCGACAAGATGGCTGCATTGCGCTCTGTAGGTGTTCCTTATACCGATGCAGATATTGCTGGCGCTCAGCAAGCTGTTAAAGGCGTAACTGAAATGGATGCCCTGGTTGCTTACTTGCAACAGCTTGGCACCCTCTTAACAGAGAAGCGTTAA
- a CDS encoding cbb3-type cytochrome oxidase subunit 3 — translation MDIGTLGAISTVLVTIAFFGVCFWAFSPKLKKRFEEDAKLPFADETKDKQAKEKQVDEDQPDDKEGRN, via the coding sequence ATGGATATAGGCACTTTAGGCGCAATTTCTACGGTATTGGTCACTATTGCCTTCTTCGGTGTTTGCTTCTGGGCGTTTTCGCCCAAGCTGAAAAAGCGCTTTGAAGAAGACGCAAAGTTACCTTTTGCCGACGAGACTAAAGATAAGCAGGCTAAAGAAAAGCAGGTTGATGAAGATCAGCCTGATGATAAAGAAGGGCGGAATTGA